TGGAACAGCAACGGATCGCCGCCGCCTTCGGCGGAGAAGAAGGTGGTGCCGAAATTGCGGTCGGTCAGCAGCATGGTGATGGCGCCGGCGAGCACCGGCAGCGACAGCAGCAGCAGGAACACGGTGACCAGGATCGACCACACGAACAGCGGCATCTTGTGCAGCGTCATGCCGGGCGCGCGCATGTTGAAGATCGTGGTGATGAAGTTGATGGCGCCGAGGATCGAGGAGGCGCCGGCCAGATGCAGCGCCAGGATGGCGAAATCGACGGCGGGGCCGGGATGCCCCGAGGTCGACAGCGGCGCGTACATCGTCCAGCCCGCGCCGACGCCGTTCGACGACGGCTCGCCCTCGACGAAGGTCGAGATCAGCAACAGCGCGAACGCCGCCGGCAGCAGCCAGAACGAGATGTTGTTCATCCGCGGGAACGCCATGTCGGGCGCGCCGATCATCAGCGGCACGAACCAGTTGCCGAACCCGCCGATCATCGCCGGCATCACCATGAAGAAGATCATGATCAGGCCGTGCGAGGTAACGAACACGTTGTAGGTGTGGCTCTCGTGGAAGATCTGCACGCCGGGGTACATCAGCTCGATCCGGATCGCGATCGACATCGCACCGCCGATAATCCCCGCGACGATCGCGAAGATCAGATACATCGTGCCGATGTCCTTGTGATTGGTCGAGTAGACGTAGCGCCGCCACCCGGTCGGATGCGCATGGGCGTGATCGTCGTGCGCGTGATCGGAATGAGCAACCCTTGCAGCTTCCATCGTCATGTTCAGATCCTGACTTGAAACCTTCGAACCTTGCGGTCCCCGTTCAGACGTAGCGCGCGCCGTGACCGATCACTGCGCGGCGGCGCCCACCGAGGCGTAGGACTTGCCGCCGCGGGAGGCGACCTGCTGCTGCTTCTTCCAGGCGTCGTATTCCTGGTCGCTGACGACGCGGACGACGATGGGCATGAAAGCGTGGTCCTTGCCGCAAAGTTCCGAGCACTGGCCGTAGTAACGGCCTTCCTTGGTGGCCCTGAACCAGGTCTCGTTGAGGCGGCCGGGAATGGCGTCGATCTTGACGCCGAAGGACGGGATCGCCCAGGAGTGGATCACGTCGGCGGCGGTGGTCTGGATCCGCACCACCTTGTTGACCGGGACGACCGTTTCGTTGTCGACCGCGAGCAGCCGCGGCGGCACCGGATTCATTTTCGAACGTTCTTCGTCCGTCAGCATGATCGAGGTGAACTCGATCTTGTCGTCGGGATAATTGTAGGTCCAGTTCCACTGATTGCCGGTCGCCTTGATGGTGACATCGGCCTTCGGAATATCGAGCTGGAAGAACAGCAGGCGGAACGACGGCACCGCGACCGCGACCAGGATCAGCACCGGGACGATGGTCCAGGCGACCTCGATCAGCGTGTGGTGCGTGGTCTTCGACGGCACCGGGTTGGCCTTGGCGTTGAACTTCACCACCACGATCACCAGCAGCGCCAGCACGAACAGCGTGATCGCGGTGATCAGCCAGAGCAGGAAGCTGTGGAACCAGACGATGTTTTCCATCACCGGGGTCGCGGCCTTCTGAAGCTGCATCTCCCACGGCGCGGGCTGGCCTTCGACCGCGTGAGCGGCGC
The DNA window shown above is from Rhodopseudomonas palustris HaA2 and carries:
- the coxB gene encoding cytochrome c oxidase subunit II, which translates into the protein MTMSMGRIGRHLLCSGILAAALGVGGAAHAVEGQPAPWEMQLQKAATPVMENIVWFHSFLLWLITAITLFVLALLVIVVVKFNAKANPVPSKTTHHTLIEVAWTIVPVLILVAVAVPSFRLLFFQLDIPKADVTIKATGNQWNWTYNYPDDKIEFTSIMLTDEERSKMNPVPPRLLAVDNETVVPVNKVVRIQTTAADVIHSWAIPSFGVKIDAIPGRLNETWFRATKEGRYYGQCSELCGKDHAFMPIVVRVVSDQEYDAWKKQQQVASRGGKSYASVGAAAQ